In Drosophila bipectinata strain 14024-0381.07 chromosome 2R, DbipHiC1v2, whole genome shotgun sequence, one genomic interval encodes:
- the LOC108123066 gene encoding uncharacterized protein, which produces MYNAGYQVDVIDPYYQPPVEVINVVQPPPPVEVIMPASNYQQPVVVVEQPSYPPPGPPPGPSDAECCMMLGACCVLEELCVIS; this is translated from the coding sequence ATGTACAACGCAGGCTATCAAGTGGATGTGATCGATCCGTACTACCAGCCACCCGTGGAGGTCATCAATGTGGTGCAGCCCCCACCACCTGTGGAGGTGATCATGCCGGCGTCCAATTACCAACAGcctgtggtggtggtggagcagCCCAGCTACCCCCCACCTGGACCTCCACCAGGACCCAGTGACGCCGAGTGCTGTATGATGCTGGGAGCCTGCTGTGTCCTGGAGGAACTGTGTGTCATCTCGTAG